A genomic segment from Paenibacillus sp. FSL K6-1096 encodes:
- a CDS encoding methionine ABC transporter ATP-binding protein — translation MIELRDVYKTFTRKEVKIEALKGISLKVERGDIFGVIGYSGAGKSTLIRLVNYLERPTEGQVLVDGHDLGAYNDRELRAAKKNIGMIFQHFNLLESKKVFDNVAIPLVLLKKSKAEIRKRVEELLAFVGLSDKAGSYPSELSGGQKQRVGIARALASNPSILLCDEATSALDPQTTSSILQLLKRINAEYNITIMIITHEMSVIQEICNKVAVMEEGRIIEQGSVLEVFGQPRHETTQNFVKTVIQNSMTDSVHKTLKAEHGSQLYRLNFAGESASEPVLYEIIRTYGVKVNILFANTTEIQETTLGTIIVQLHGEPARIAEALDYMKQHEVRIEEVKSYVLNIDHK, via the coding sequence ATGATCGAATTACGGGATGTGTATAAGACCTTCACCCGCAAAGAGGTGAAGATTGAAGCGCTTAAGGGCATCAGCCTGAAGGTGGAGCGAGGGGATATCTTCGGTGTGATCGGCTACAGCGGAGCGGGCAAAAGCACGCTGATCCGCCTGGTCAATTACCTGGAACGGCCGACAGAAGGCCAGGTGCTGGTCGACGGGCATGATCTGGGCGCGTATAACGACAGGGAGCTGCGGGCAGCCAAGAAAAACATCGGCATGATTTTTCAGCATTTTAACTTACTGGAGTCCAAAAAGGTGTTCGACAATGTGGCGATTCCGCTCGTGCTGCTGAAGAAGAGCAAGGCGGAAATCCGCAAACGGGTGGAGGAGCTGCTCGCATTCGTCGGATTAAGCGACAAGGCCGGAAGTTATCCGAGCGAGCTGTCCGGCGGGCAGAAGCAGCGGGTAGGGATTGCCAGAGCGCTGGCATCCAATCCATCCATTCTGTTATGTGACGAAGCCACATCGGCGCTTGATCCGCAGACTACCAGCTCGATTCTGCAGCTGCTGAAACGGATCAATGCGGAATACAACATTACAATCATGATCATTACGCATGAGATGTCGGTGATTCAGGAGATCTGCAACAAGGTAGCGGTAATGGAAGAGGGACGGATTATCGAGCAGGGAAGCGTGCTGGAGGTGTTCGGGCAGCCGCGGCATGAGACGACGCAGAATTTCGTGAAGACCGTTATCCAGAACAGCATGACGGACAGCGTCCACAAGACGCTTAAGGCAGAGCATGGCAGCCAGCTGTACAGACTGAATTTTGCCGGAGAGAGCGCCTCAGAGCCTGTACTGTACGAGATTATCCGTACCTACGGGGTCAAGGTCAACATTCTGTTTGCGAATACGACAGAGATTCAGGAGACGACACTTGGCACAATTATCGTTCAATTGCACGGTGAACCGGCCCGGATTGCCGAGGCGTTGGATTACATGAAGCAGCATGAGGTCCGCATAGAGGAGGTGAAGTCCTATGTTCTCAACATCGATCACAAGTGA
- a CDS encoding amidohydrolase, with protein MSLQYETEEALAARLVEVRRNLHREPELSNEEFRTTEKLRGWLSEAGIRILELPLKTGLIAEVGQGSDSIVAIRCDIDALPIEEQTGLPYASTIPGKMHACGHDFHSAVILGAALLLKKREHELPGKVRILFQPAEETGHGAEEVLASGGLDGVQAIFGLHNSPELPTGAFGTRTGPLTAGVDRFEITVKGVGAHAATPENGVDTIVTAAQIITMLQTVVSRLNNTQEPVVLSVTRINGGFTWNVLPEKVELEGTVRTYNEEIRRSIPEQMTRIIEGIAAAAGAEAKLHWYPGPPATVNHGEWADFTKAAAAQAGYEVHDIPPQMGGEDFAYYLQQIPGAFVNIGTGPNHALHHPQFDVDEAALLPAAEYFAALAEQALAKLKQQA; from the coding sequence ATGAGTCTACAGTATGAGACAGAAGAAGCGCTGGCCGCCCGGCTGGTTGAAGTGCGGAGGAACCTGCACCGTGAGCCGGAGCTTAGCAATGAAGAGTTCAGAACGACAGAGAAGCTGCGCGGTTGGCTGAGTGAGGCGGGGATACGGATACTGGAGCTTCCGCTGAAGACCGGGTTAATCGCTGAGGTGGGGCAAGGCAGCGACAGCATCGTGGCCATCCGCTGTGACATTGATGCACTGCCGATTGAGGAGCAGACAGGGCTGCCTTACGCTTCCACCATTCCGGGGAAAATGCACGCCTGCGGCCATGATTTCCACTCTGCGGTGATCCTGGGTGCGGCGCTGCTGCTCAAGAAGCGTGAGCATGAGCTGCCGGGCAAGGTGCGGATTTTGTTCCAGCCCGCAGAGGAGACCGGACACGGTGCGGAAGAGGTATTGGCCTCCGGCGGGCTGGACGGGGTTCAGGCGATCTTCGGATTACATAATTCACCGGAGCTGCCTACCGGAGCATTCGGGACAAGAACGGGACCTTTGACGGCAGGGGTAGACCGGTTTGAGATTACGGTAAAAGGCGTAGGCGCCCATGCCGCTACTCCCGAGAATGGGGTAGACACCATCGTTACTGCTGCGCAGATTATTACCATGCTGCAGACCGTGGTCAGCCGTCTGAATAACACGCAGGAGCCGGTAGTACTGAGTGTGACCCGGATCAACGGTGGCTTCACCTGGAACGTCCTGCCGGAGAAGGTAGAGCTGGAAGGAACGGTGCGCACCTACAATGAAGAGATCCGGCGCAGCATTCCGGAGCAGATGACCCGGATCATTGAAGGCATTGCCGCCGCTGCCGGGGCCGAGGCGAAGCTGCATTGGTACCCCGGTCCGCCGGCAACCGTGAACCACGGGGAATGGGCAGACTTCACCAAAGCCGCCGCTGCGCAGGCAGGCTACGAGGTCCATGATATTCCGCCGCAGATGGGCGGCGAGGATTTCGCTTATTATTTGCAGCAGATTCCCGGCGCTTTTGTGAACATCGGGACCGGCCCGAACCATGCGCTGCATCATCCGCAGTTCGATGTCGATGAGGCGGCGCTCCTGCCGGCAGCGGAGTACTTTGCAGCACTTGCAGAACAAGCCCTGGCGAAGCTGAAGCAGCAGGCTTGA
- a CDS encoding GntR family transcriptional regulator, producing the protein MEMNSRRLSKDNTYSILKQKIIDSELEPDQAVNEEGLAALLGVSRTPLREAIQRLEQEDFLIRQPNGRLRVAPLSLTEVEEVFQIRSMLEGHIARSAARNATPGDIQRLTQILDRLKYSFQTGERQDFVSYGFEFHDYLSDISGLKTFGKVLGQLRDRSLRYCRYVSLHGDWNTQADEEHLKILRRIAAGDEDGAEQAMREHILTSLATALEQIRHIGQA; encoded by the coding sequence ATGGAAATGAATTCACGAAGATTGTCCAAGGATAATACCTACAGCATTCTGAAGCAAAAGATTATAGACAGCGAGCTGGAGCCGGATCAGGCAGTGAATGAGGAAGGGCTGGCGGCGCTGCTGGGAGTCAGCCGAACGCCGCTCCGGGAAGCGATCCAGCGGCTGGAGCAGGAGGATTTCCTGATCCGCCAGCCTAACGGCCGGCTGCGTGTAGCCCCGCTAAGCCTTACTGAAGTCGAAGAAGTCTTCCAGATCCGCAGTATGCTTGAAGGCCATATCGCCAGGAGCGCGGCGCGGAATGCGACACCCGGGGATATTCAGCGGTTAACGCAGATTTTGGACAGACTGAAGTATTCTTTTCAGACGGGGGAGCGGCAGGATTTCGTATCGTACGGCTTTGAATTCCATGATTATTTGTCGGATATCAGCGGGCTGAAGACTTTCGGGAAGGTGCTGGGGCAGTTAAGGGACCGGTCGCTCCGCTATTGCCGTTACGTCTCCCTCCACGGGGATTGGAATACACAGGCGGATGAAGAGCATCTGAAGATTCTGCGCAGAATAGCTGCCGGAGATGAGGACGGTGCAGAGCAAGCGATGCGGGAGCATATCCTAACCAGCCTGGCTACTGCCCTTGAGCAGATTAGACACATCGGACAGGCATAA
- the rhuM gene encoding RhuM family protein, with the protein MENQTNILIYQTEDGNTRIDVKLENGTVWMSQKAIAELYQTSSQNITIHIKKIYEENELSLHSTCKEYLQVQIEGSRKVERRMKHYNLELIIAVGYRVRSHRGTQFRRWATERLNEYLVKGFTMDDERLKDMRNFGQDYFDELLQRIRDIRASEKRFYRKITDIYATSVDYDPHSSLSKEFFATVQNKLHFAIHGHTAAELIVERVNAEKDNMGLTSWKGDKVRKADITVAKNYLTV; encoded by the coding sequence ATGGAAAATCAAACGAACATTTTAATATATCAGACAGAAGATGGAAATACCAGAATTGACGTAAAACTAGAAAACGGAACTGTCTGGATGTCACAAAAGGCAATTGCAGAGTTGTATCAGACAAGCTCGCAAAATATCACTATTCATATTAAAAAAATATATGAGGAAAACGAATTGTCTTTACATTCAACTTGTAAGGAATACTTACAAGTTCAAATTGAGGGGTCAAGAAAAGTTGAACGCCGAATGAAACACTACAATCTTGAATTAATCATTGCCGTTGGTTACCGTGTTCGTTCGCATAGAGGTACGCAATTTAGACGCTGGGCAACAGAACGGCTTAATGAGTACCTGGTTAAGGGTTTCACTATGGACGATGAGCGTTTGAAAGACATGCGTAACTTCGGGCAAGACTACTTCGATGAGTTGCTTCAACGTATTCGTGACATTCGTGCATCGGAGAAAAGATTTTACCGTAAAATAACGGATATATATGCTACTTCTGTTGACTATGATCCCCATTCAAGCTTGTCCAAAGAATTTTTTGCTACGGTACAAAACAAGCTGCACTTTGCTATTCATGGACATACCGCTGCAGAACTGATTGTTGAACGTGTAAACGCTGAAAAGGATAACATGGGATTAACCAGTTGGAAAGGCGATAAAGTGAGAAAAGCTGATATTACAGTCGCCAAAAATTATCTAACAGTTTGA
- a CDS encoding iron-sulfur cluster assembly accessory protein has product MITISETAAGQLRTMLAEQEVPDMFLRLGVTAGGCSGFSYAMGFDDNETDQDVYMDVQGLKVVVSKDDIRYLNGLEIDFEESGMTGGFTIHNPNATVTCGCGSSFRTKEEAGNPSAEPC; this is encoded by the coding sequence ATGATTACTATAAGTGAAACAGCAGCAGGCCAATTGCGTACCATGCTTGCTGAGCAGGAAGTGCCCGATATGTTCCTCCGTCTTGGCGTTACGGCTGGCGGATGCAGCGGCTTCTCCTACGCCATGGGCTTCGATGACAACGAGACCGACCAGGATGTATATATGGACGTTCAAGGCCTGAAGGTGGTCGTCAGCAAAGACGACATCCGTTACCTGAACGGCCTGGAGATTGACTTCGAGGAATCCGGCATGACCGGCGGCTTCACCATCCACAATCCGAATGCCACCGTAACATGCGGCTGTGGCTCTTCCTTCCGTACGAAGGAAGAAGCGGGGAATCCTAGCGCGGAGCCTTGCTGA
- the mqnE gene encoding aminofutalosine synthase MqnE, whose amino-acid sequence MSTLITPHTDARMANIIEKVRGGERLNLEDGVYLYESNDLLTIGQLANEVNQRKNGNKVYFIENMSLYFTNVCESRCAFCNFRKDQGEEGSYTLSGPEMVQYVQQHIHPGVREFHIVGGHNDNVPFQYYVDSLQALNDAFPEVTLKAYTAAEIDFFTRISGFSIREVLEQLRAAGLKTLTGGGAEILSDQYRKKMRVDKANVEEYLNVHRTAHQLGMKTHTTMLYGSIESREDRVRHMLQIRDLQDETGGFMVFIPLSMQPKNKNAGIMRRNSANEDLKTIAVSRLMLDNFDHIKAYFINIGPQLTQVALNFGASDVHGTILKERISHAAGALTPEGLTREELIWLVKGAGRIPVERDTFYNEIKVYE is encoded by the coding sequence ATGTCTACTCTTATCACACCCCACACGGATGCCCGGATGGCGAACATTATTGAGAAGGTCCGCGGCGGAGAACGATTGAATTTGGAAGACGGCGTTTATTTATATGAGAGCAACGATTTATTGACCATCGGGCAGCTTGCCAATGAGGTGAACCAGCGGAAGAACGGGAATAAAGTCTATTTCATCGAGAATATGAGCCTCTACTTCACCAATGTCTGCGAATCGCGCTGCGCCTTCTGCAATTTCCGCAAGGATCAGGGCGAGGAAGGCTCGTATACCCTGTCCGGTCCAGAAATGGTGCAATATGTCCAGCAGCATATTCACCCCGGGGTACGTGAATTCCATATTGTCGGCGGGCATAATGATAATGTGCCCTTCCAGTACTATGTTGATTCACTCCAAGCCCTGAACGATGCCTTCCCGGAAGTCACGCTTAAAGCGTACACCGCAGCAGAGATTGACTTCTTCACCCGTATCAGCGGATTCAGTATCCGTGAGGTGCTGGAGCAGCTGCGCGCTGCCGGCCTGAAGACCTTAACCGGAGGCGGGGCAGAGATTCTGTCTGACCAATACCGCAAAAAAATGCGCGTAGACAAAGCAAACGTCGAGGAATATCTGAATGTGCACCGGACCGCGCATCAGCTCGGCATGAAGACGCATACTACCATGTTATACGGCTCTATCGAGTCCCGTGAGGACCGCGTCCGCCACATGCTGCAGATCCGTGATCTGCAGGACGAAACGGGCGGCTTCATGGTCTTCATCCCGCTGTCGATGCAGCCCAAGAACAAGAATGCCGGGATTATGCGCCGCAACTCCGCGAATGAGGACCTGAAGACCATTGCGGTCAGCCGGCTGATGCTGGACAATTTTGACCACATCAAGGCTTACTTCATTAATATCGGACCCCAGTTGACCCAGGTCGCCCTGAACTTCGGCGCCTCCGATGTACACGGCACGATTCTGAAGGAACGGATCAGCCATGCTGCCGGAGCACTGACGCCGGAAGGCCTGACCCGGGAAGAGCTGATCTGGCTGGTGAAGGGCGCCGGACGGATTCCGGTAGAACGGGATACCTTCTATAACGAGATCAAGGTATACGAATAG
- a CDS encoding NAD(P)/FAD-dependent oxidoreductase encodes MRTLLVLGGGYGGLALIQQLLNHHLPSDVEIVLVDRMPYQGIKTEYYALAAGTVTDYHLRIQFPVHPRLTVRYGQVSSIHLESRTVTLDSGEPIVYDLLAIALGCTDNFHNIPGAEQYACSIQSFSGTRETYRRLNDVKPYGTVNIVGGGLSGVEIASELRESRPDLNISILDRGDRILSSFPAKLSAYVEEWFSEHQVETIRQVSVSHVEKDAVFNGTQAIPADVTVWTAGIQPVQVVQELELPKDRGGRIIVGEYYNVAEYPEVYVIGDCASLPFAPSAQAAGAQGEQVGQVIQALWRGETPKLHKIKLKGTLGSLGKNAGFGLMGRRSVMGRVPRLLKSGVLWMSKRHFG; translated from the coding sequence ATGAGAACCTTACTTGTCCTGGGCGGCGGCTATGGCGGTCTTGCCCTCATTCAGCAACTGCTTAATCATCATCTCCCCTCTGATGTGGAGATCGTCCTGGTGGACCGGATGCCGTATCAGGGAATCAAGACAGAATATTATGCACTCGCCGCAGGCACAGTAACGGATTATCATTTGCGGATTCAATTCCCTGTCCATCCCCGCCTGACCGTGCGCTATGGCCAGGTCAGCTCCATTCACCTGGAGAGCCGGACCGTAACGCTCGATTCCGGCGAGCCGATTGTGTATGATCTACTGGCAATTGCTCTCGGCTGCACGGATAACTTCCATAATATCCCCGGAGCCGAGCAATATGCCTGCAGTATCCAGAGCTTCTCCGGTACCCGGGAGACCTACCGCCGGCTGAACGATGTGAAGCCTTATGGGACAGTCAACATCGTCGGCGGAGGCTTAAGCGGGGTTGAGATTGCCTCGGAGCTGCGGGAGAGCCGGCCGGATCTGAATATCTCCATTCTGGACCGGGGAGACCGCATCCTCTCCTCCTTCCCGGCCAAGCTGTCCGCCTATGTGGAGGAATGGTTCAGCGAGCATCAGGTGGAAACGATCCGCCAGGTATCGGTCTCCCATGTGGAGAAGGATGCGGTCTTCAATGGCACGCAGGCGATTCCGGCGGATGTCACCGTATGGACGGCCGGAATCCAGCCGGTACAGGTGGTGCAGGAGCTTGAATTGCCGAAGGACCGCGGGGGACGGATCATTGTCGGGGAATATTATAATGTAGCTGAGTACCCTGAGGTGTATGTGATCGGGGATTGCGCCAGCCTGCCCTTCGCCCCCAGCGCTCAGGCAGCAGGGGCTCAAGGGGAGCAGGTAGGCCAGGTGATTCAGGCGCTCTGGAGAGGCGAGACCCCGAAGCTGCATAAGATCAAGCTGAAGGGCACCTTAGGTTCACTGGGCAAGAATGCCGGCTTCGGCCTGATGGGCCGCCGTTCGGTCATGGGCCGGGTGCCCCGTCTGCTGAAGAGCGGTGTCCTCTGGATGTCCAAACGCCATTTCGGTTAG
- a CDS encoding YuzB family protein, with product MRPIIEFCASNIGHGTEPLKLKLEQNPDYDVVEYGCLNNCGQCYLQPFAMVDGEIIEADSPEELEKAIEAAIQEAAAWDSLDID from the coding sequence ATGAGACCAATTATTGAATTTTGTGCCAGCAATATCGGGCATGGTACTGAACCGCTTAAACTGAAGCTGGAACAAAATCCGGATTATGATGTCGTAGAGTACGGTTGCCTGAACAACTGCGGACAATGTTATCTTCAGCCCTTCGCCATGGTAGACGGGGAGATCATTGAAGCCGATTCCCCTGAGGAGCTGGAGAAGGCCATTGAAGCCGCTATTCAGGAAGCAGCCGCCTGGGACAGCCTGGACATCGATTAA
- a CDS encoding NifU family protein, protein MSENVQSASMYDEVLEVLDKLRPFLQRDGGDVELIDVEDGIVKLKLMGACGSCPSSTITLKAGIERALIEEVEGIEEVIQVF, encoded by the coding sequence ATGAGTGAGAATGTACAAAGCGCAAGCATGTATGATGAGGTTCTGGAAGTGCTTGATAAACTTCGTCCGTTCCTGCAGCGCGATGGCGGTGACGTGGAACTGATTGATGTGGAAGACGGCATCGTCAAGCTGAAGCTTATGGGTGCATGCGGCAGCTGCCCAAGCTCCACGATCACGCTCAAGGCCGGTATTGAACGCGCCCTGATTGAAGAAGTGGAAGGCATCGAAGAAGTTATTCAAGTATTCTAA
- a CDS encoding MetQ/NlpA family ABC transporter substrate-binding protein, which produces MKKVLLTFFSLTLIMVLAACGNNNAANNTAGSAATTAPTEAADPTAAPAADPVTLVVGASPVPHAEILKAIAPLLEAEGVKLEIKEFSDYILPNTQLAEKQLDANFFQHKPYLDDQNAKNGTDLVSVTAVHVEPFGAYSKKIKSIDELKEGAKVAIPNDATNGGRALILLAKNGLIKLKDDTNISSTKADITENPKNLDIIELDAAMLPRQLDEVDLALINTNFALDAKLSPTKDALFIEGGDSPYANLLVARPDNKDSDAIQKLAKALNSPEAKEFIEKQYEGSIVPAF; this is translated from the coding sequence ATGAAAAAAGTACTGCTCACATTCTTCAGCCTGACCTTGATTATGGTGCTGGCTGCCTGCGGTAACAACAATGCTGCAAACAACACAGCGGGTTCAGCAGCGACTACCGCACCGACAGAAGCGGCAGATCCAACGGCTGCACCGGCCGCAGATCCGGTGACGCTGGTGGTTGGGGCTTCTCCTGTACCACATGCCGAAATCCTCAAAGCGATTGCCCCTTTGCTTGAAGCTGAGGGTGTGAAGCTTGAGATCAAGGAATTCTCGGACTATATCCTGCCGAATACACAGCTGGCCGAGAAACAGCTCGATGCGAACTTCTTCCAGCACAAGCCTTACCTGGATGACCAGAATGCCAAGAACGGCACTGATCTGGTATCGGTAACAGCGGTTCATGTAGAGCCGTTCGGCGCTTATTCCAAGAAGATCAAGTCGATTGATGAGCTGAAGGAAGGCGCCAAGGTTGCTATTCCTAATGATGCCACCAACGGCGGACGCGCATTGATTCTGCTGGCCAAGAACGGCCTGATTAAGCTGAAGGATGATACCAATATCTCCTCCACCAAAGCTGATATCACTGAGAACCCTAAGAACCTGGACATCATCGAGCTGGATGCAGCGATGCTGCCGCGCCAGCTGGATGAAGTAGATCTGGCCCTGATCAATACGAACTTCGCTCTGGATGCCAAGCTGTCTCCAACGAAGGATGCGCTGTTCATTGAAGGCGGCGATTCCCCGTATGCGAACCTGCTGGTAGCCCGTCCTGACAATAAGGATTCCGATGCGATCCAGAAGCTGGCTAAGGCACTGAACTCGCCGGAAGCCAAAGAATTCATCGAGAAGCAATATGAGGGTTCCATTGTTCCGGCATTCTAA
- a CDS encoding methionine ABC transporter permease — translation MGGLDFSTIDWPEMLEATVATLKMMAISGIFTIILGLPLGIVLYLWGRADNMIIRVVYSVLSFIVNILRSVPFIILMVALIPLSKTIMGTSIGVLGTIPALVIGAAPFFARLVETALREVDRGIIEAAQGMGASTGQIVMRVLLPEARPGLLAGITITIVTLVSYTAMSGMIGGGGLGDLAIRYGYYRYQKEVMIIAVVLMVVLVQLLQMAGDRLVRHFTRK, via the coding sequence ATGGGCGGACTCGATTTCAGTACTATAGATTGGCCGGAGATGCTTGAGGCTACTGTAGCTACACTCAAAATGATGGCAATTTCCGGAATATTCACAATTATTCTCGGTTTGCCGCTCGGAATTGTATTGTATTTATGGGGCAGAGCTGATAACATGATAATCAGGGTTGTTTACTCGGTATTATCGTTCATCGTTAATATCCTGCGCTCCGTTCCTTTCATCATTCTGATGGTAGCGCTGATTCCGCTGAGCAAGACGATTATGGGCACGTCCATCGGGGTGCTCGGGACGATTCCCGCGCTGGTGATCGGCGCAGCTCCCTTCTTCGCCAGACTGGTGGAGACAGCACTGCGGGAGGTGGACCGGGGAATCATTGAAGCGGCGCAGGGGATGGGAGCCTCCACGGGACAGATCGTCATGCGTGTGCTGCTGCCGGAGGCCCGTCCAGGCCTATTGGCCGGTATTACGATTACGATCGTAACGCTGGTCTCGTATACCGCGATGTCCGGTATGATCGGCGGCGGCGGCCTCGGGGACCTGGCCATCCGTTACGGCTATTACCGTTATCAGAAGGAAGTCATGATTATCGCGGTTGTGCTGATGGTCGTACTTGTACAGCTGCTGCAAATGGCCGGCGACCGGCTGGTCAGACATTTTACACGGAAATAA
- a CDS encoding methionine ABC transporter ATP-binding protein, with amino-acid sequence MIELKDLTKVYGKGSKQAVALSGLSLSIRKGEIFGVIGHSGAGKSTLIRCINLLERPTQGEVWVDGVELTALSQGQLQEQRRKIGMIFQHFNLLSSATVYDNIAFPLRLAGASRSHIDGKVKELLALVGLEEHSNKYPAQLSGGQKQRVGIARALASDPDVLLCDEATSALDPQTTDSILRLLLDINRKFHLTIVLITHEMHVIQSICDRVAVIHGGGIVEQGEVAQVFLKPQHEVTKEFIRSETQSDGPLRQALDAVNDGSSKAVKITFLGAKTYESTLSQVVQGTGVQFAILHGTISTIKDVPYGQLIVRLEGPSGAVEATLTELTAQGLDVEVIQ; translated from the coding sequence TTGATAGAGTTGAAGGATCTGACCAAGGTATACGGCAAGGGAAGCAAGCAGGCGGTTGCCCTCTCCGGGCTGAGCCTGTCGATCAGGAAGGGGGAAATCTTCGGGGTCATCGGGCATTCCGGTGCCGGCAAAAGCACGCTGATCCGCTGCATTAATCTGCTGGAGCGCCCGACGCAGGGCGAAGTATGGGTGGACGGTGTGGAGCTTACGGCGCTCAGTCAGGGCCAGCTGCAGGAGCAGCGGCGGAAGATCGGCATGATCTTTCAGCATTTCAATCTGCTCTCTTCGGCTACGGTCTATGATAATATCGCCTTTCCGCTGCGGCTGGCCGGTGCTTCCCGGTCGCACATTGACGGCAAGGTGAAGGAGCTTCTGGCCCTGGTCGGGCTGGAGGAGCACAGCAACAAGTATCCCGCCCAGTTATCCGGGGGGCAGAAGCAGCGGGTAGGCATCGCCCGGGCGCTGGCCAGTGATCCGGACGTCCTGCTGTGTGACGAGGCCACCTCGGCGCTCGATCCGCAGACGACTGACTCCATTCTGCGCCTGCTGCTGGACATCAACCGCAAGTTTCACCTGACCATCGTGCTGATAACCCATGAGATGCATGTGATTCAGAGCATCTGCGACCGGGTGGCCGTGATCCATGGCGGCGGAATCGTGGAGCAGGGCGAGGTGGCCCAGGTCTTCCTGAAGCCGCAGCATGAGGTGACCAAGGAATTCATCCGCAGCGAGACCCAGTCGGACGGGCCGCTCCGGCAGGCGCTGGACGCCGTGAATGACGGCAGCAGCAAGGCGGTTAAGATTACTTTTCTCGGGGCGAAGACTTACGAATCTACCCTCTCCCAAGTGGTTCAGGGAACCGGTGTCCAGTTCGCCATCCTCCACGGAACGATCTCAACGATTAAGGATGTTCCTTACGGCCAGTTGATTGTCCGGTTGGAAGGACCGTCCGGGGCTGTGGAAGCCACACTCACAGAGCTGACGGCGCAAGGGCTTGATGTGGAGGTGATTCAGTAA
- a CDS encoding Cthe_2314 family HEPN domain-containing protein, whose amino-acid sequence MLRTLLGEPPRVNSGVLAEAMDHMAKTASMLRKEMNMHEDHDHEYRKQEIWTRGLISSLDELEQSWFAAAFFRKSVVAGYMDDMSSMEQGEYARYVYFYKDGFIRVFSLLDKLGTVLNSQYALDTAKVKAHFSYFTVLRQFALLKPEIPLAGELEQIRNSYREPLDNLRKRRNAEIHYMNAEMTDDLWQRHQGLHDKIRLEDLDSHLEDLKQSLEMVCKSLSAVFKYSNEQWHRNTAARGRKSGHARP is encoded by the coding sequence ATGCTGCGGACATTACTGGGAGAACCGCCCCGGGTGAACAGCGGGGTACTCGCCGAAGCCATGGATCACATGGCGAAGACTGCCTCCATGCTGCGCAAGGAGATGAACATGCATGAGGATCATGACCATGAATACCGCAAGCAGGAGATCTGGACGCGGGGCCTGATCTCATCCCTGGATGAGCTGGAACAGAGCTGGTTCGCGGCTGCCTTTTTCCGGAAGTCGGTGGTGGCCGGTTATATGGACGATATGTCTTCCATGGAGCAGGGAGAGTATGCCAGGTACGTGTATTTCTATAAGGATGGGTTCATCCGGGTCTTCTCGCTGCTGGATAAGCTGGGCACGGTGCTGAACAGCCAGTATGCCCTCGATACCGCCAAGGTCAAAGCGCATTTCTCCTACTTCACGGTGCTGCGGCAATTCGCGCTGCTGAAGCCGGAGATTCCGCTGGCGGGGGAGCTTGAGCAGATCAGGAATTCCTACCGTGAACCGCTGGATAATCTGCGCAAGCGGCGCAACGCCGAGATTCACTATATGAACGCCGAGATGACGGATGATCTCTGGCAGCGTCACCAGGGGCTGCATGACAAGATCCGTCTGGAGGATCTGGACAGTCACCTGGAGGATCTGAAGCAGAGTCTGGAGATGGTCTGCAAATCGCTGTCCGCTGTATTCAAGTACAGCAATGAACAATGGCACAGGAATACAGCGGCCCGGGGCCGCAAATCGGGTCATGCCCGTCCGTAA